A single genomic interval of Oceanithermus profundus DSM 14977 harbors:
- a CDS encoding SDR family NAD(P)-dependent oxidoreductase, which yields MFEGAGVLVTGAARGIGRAIAEAFARERARLALVDVDPAGEAVARELGATFVQADLADEAARERAFARAREALGEVSVLVNNAAISAPGSALTVRLDDWRRVLEVNLTAPMHLSALFARALPRGRGGAIVQVASVQGLFAEQENAAYNASKGGLVNLTRSLALDLAPLGVRVNAVAPGAIATEGVLEAIARAPDPEATRRDWEDLHALRRLGRPEEVAEAVLFLASPKASFITGAVLPVDGGMTASFMMAGRPV from the coding sequence ATGTTCGAGGGCGCCGGCGTGCTCGTTACCGGAGCGGCCCGCGGCATCGGCCGCGCGATTGCCGAAGCCTTCGCCCGCGAAAGGGCGCGGCTGGCGCTCGTGGACGTGGACCCGGCGGGCGAAGCGGTGGCGCGCGAGCTGGGGGCAACCTTCGTGCAGGCCGACTTGGCCGACGAGGCGGCGCGCGAGCGCGCCTTCGCAAGGGCGCGGGAAGCGCTGGGCGAGGTAAGCGTGCTCGTAAACAACGCCGCCATCTCCGCGCCGGGCTCGGCATTGACCGTGCGCCTGGACGACTGGCGGCGGGTGCTCGAGGTCAACCTCACCGCCCCGATGCACCTTTCGGCCCTCTTCGCCCGCGCCCTGCCCCGGGGCCGCGGCGGGGCCATCGTGCAGGTGGCCAGCGTGCAGGGACTCTTTGCCGAGCAGGAGAACGCCGCCTACAACGCCTCCAAGGGCGGCCTCGTCAACCTCACCCGTTCGCTGGCGCTCGACTTGGCGCCCCTGGGTGTCCGCGTGAACGCGGTGGCCCCGGGCGCCATCGCCACCGAAGGGGTGCTCGAGGCCATCGCCCGCGCGCCCGACCCCGAGGCCACCCGGCGCGACTGGGAAGACCTGCACGCCCTCAGGCGGCTGGGTCGGCCCGAGGAGGTGGCCGAGGCCGTGCTCTTTCTGGCCTCGCCCAAGGCCTCGTTCATCACCGGGGCGGTGCTGCCGGTGGACGGCGGCATGACCGCGAGCTTCATGATGGCGGGGCGGCCGGTCTAG
- a CDS encoding aldo/keto reductase family protein, with translation MNYRKLGQYGIKVSEISLGAWVTYGNQVKDLETIKQITKLAYDAGVNFFDNADVYAMGAAEELMGEVLKDYPRHTLVMSSKVFWPTSEDANGRGLGRKHVHESIDRSLKRLQTDYLDLYFAHRYDPETPMEEIVTAFSDLVKAGKILYWGTSEWPAARIAEAVTFARANGLAAPVVEQPQYSLVYRDRVEKEILPEAERFGMGLVVWSPLGQGVLTGKYDEGLPEGSRLAQYEQFRERLLTEENRERVKKLKAVADELGVTRTQLALAWVLRKGQVSSAITGARTPEQLQESLGAVEVKLTPEIIEKIDAIFPPGPDCYA, from the coding sequence ATGAACTACCGCAAACTAGGGCAGTACGGCATTAAGGTATCGGAGATCTCGCTGGGGGCCTGGGTCACCTACGGCAACCAGGTGAAGGACCTCGAGACGATCAAGCAGATCACCAAGCTGGCCTACGACGCCGGCGTCAACTTCTTCGACAACGCCGACGTCTACGCAATGGGCGCGGCCGAAGAACTGATGGGCGAGGTGCTGAAGGACTACCCGCGGCACACCCTGGTGATGAGCTCCAAGGTCTTCTGGCCCACCTCGGAAGACGCCAACGGCCGCGGCCTGGGGCGCAAGCACGTGCACGAGTCCATCGACCGCAGCCTGAAGCGGCTGCAGACCGACTACCTGGACCTCTACTTCGCCCACCGCTACGACCCCGAGACGCCCATGGAGGAGATCGTCACCGCTTTTTCCGACCTGGTGAAGGCGGGCAAGATCCTCTACTGGGGCACCAGCGAGTGGCCGGCGGCGCGGATCGCCGAGGCGGTGACCTTTGCGCGCGCCAACGGGCTGGCCGCGCCGGTGGTGGAGCAGCCGCAGTATTCGCTGGTCTACCGCGACCGGGTGGAAAAGGAGATCCTCCCCGAGGCCGAACGCTTCGGCATGGGGCTGGTGGTGTGGAGCCCGCTGGGGCAGGGGGTGCTCACGGGCAAGTACGACGAAGGCCTGCCCGAGGGCTCGCGCCTGGCGCAGTACGAGCAGTTCCGCGAGCGGCTGCTCACCGAGGAGAACCGCGAGCGCGTCAAGAAGCTGAAAGCCGTGGCCGACGAGCTGGGCGTGACCCGCACCCAGCTGGCGCTGGCCTGGGTGCTGCGGAAGGGGCAGGTCTCGAGCGCCATCACCGGCGCCCGCACCCCCGAGCAGCTGCAGGAAAGCCTGGGCGCGGTCGAAGTGAAGCTGACCCCGGAGATCATCGAGAAGATCGACGCCATCTTCCCGCCGGGTCCGGACTGCTACGCCTGA
- a CDS encoding methyltransferase family protein, producing the protein MVSNAVRALVWLLFLVGGGWLGVWLDLRLWPAWWHDPIWHLASALAGFGVFRIVLTVSRVTGRWLARCGRVGELPRMQTNRLVTVGPYACMRHPMHLGLMLFPLAFALVLGSPAFVLFVWPLEALAIVLLVHLVEEREARLKFGADYAAYARRVPAFNLAPSCLAKLLQDPPERPDCTNTLRIAQE; encoded by the coding sequence ATGGTCTCCAACGCGGTGCGGGCGCTGGTGTGGCTGCTCTTTCTGGTGGGCGGCGGTTGGCTCGGAGTCTGGCTCGACCTGCGCCTCTGGCCCGCCTGGTGGCACGACCCCATCTGGCACCTCGCCAGCGCGCTCGCGGGCTTTGGGGTGTTCCGGATCGTGCTGACCGTCAGCCGCGTCACCGGCCGCTGGCTGGCGCGCTGCGGGCGGGTGGGCGAGCTGCCCCGAATGCAGACCAACCGGCTCGTGACGGTGGGCCCCTACGCCTGCATGCGCCACCCCATGCACCTGGGGCTGATGCTCTTTCCCCTGGCCTTCGCGCTCGTCCTGGGCTCGCCGGCCTTCGTGCTCTTCGTCTGGCCGCTCGAGGCGCTGGCGATCGTGCTGCTCGTCCACCTCGTCGAGGAACGCGAGGCGCGCCTGAAGTTCGGCGCCGACTACGCCGCCTACGCGCGCCGGGTGCCAGCGTTCAACCTTGCGCCCTCCTGCCTGGCGAAGCTGCTGCAAGACCCGCCGGAACGCCCCGACTGCACGAACACCCTCCGGATCGCCCAAGAGTGA
- a CDS encoding cbb3-type cytochrome c oxidase subunit I has protein sequence MAVQAPEARTARPSWGAVIWDLLTTVDHKKIGLMYAFVAFLSFAISGVLALLFRIQLWDPDNQFLTGSAFNQMITVHGAMMLFFFILQAGLAGFGNFLVPLMLGERDVALPRINAFSFWSFLFAIVLVVVSLFFGDVPQAGWTFYYPLSTSLGSAFYMAAILLLGISSLLSNANFVATIYNLRMKGMSLWKMPMYVWSVFAASILNLFTLAGLTAATLVTLLDVKLGLSLFNPDLRGDPILFQQFFWFYSHPTVYVMLLPYLGILAEISSTFARKPLFGYKAMVYAQMGIVLLGMLVWAHHMFTVGQSAIFQIAFAFTTALIAVPTGVKIFNLLGTLWGGKLVMKTPLYWVLGFIFNFLIGGITGVMLSMVPFDYHAQDSYFVVAHFHNVLMAGSGFGAFAGLYYWWPKFTGRMYDERLGKLHFWLFLVGYLLVFMPQYVMGFLGMPRRYYTYPADVTGLVTLNQISTIGAVVLTIGGLVWLWAMYKSLKSGPKAPANPWGGWTLEWATSSPPPAHNFDVKFPEKIDSERPLYDWEREGLKPEPVDPKTIHLPNSSFWPVFTSTALFVMFFGMAAFDWPNGWMLAGALLTLVGLVGWALEPEYSHPVEHHTVTGKSQGWMGMAWFITSEIGLFAILIAGYLYLRLSGFAVPPEERPALWLALVNTFFLVSSSFVVHSAHHDLKHGKASPFKLGLLITIVLGVVFLGVQGYEFVLAHQHLPWTEDLWMAAFFIIVGLHGLHVLIGATGLSLAYLQALFGKADARNHATLEAAGMYWHLVDAVWLFIVVLFYVW, from the coding sequence ATGGCTGTACAAGCTCCCGAGGCCCGCACCGCCCGCCCCTCTTGGGGTGCGGTGATCTGGGACCTGCTCACCACCGTCGATCATAAGAAGATCGGCCTGATGTACGCCTTCGTGGCCTTCCTCTCGTTCGCCATCTCGGGCGTGCTCGCCCTGCTCTTCCGCATCCAGCTCTGGGACCCCGACAACCAGTTCCTGACCGGCAGCGCCTTCAACCAGATGATCACGGTGCACGGCGCGATGATGCTCTTCTTCTTCATCCTGCAGGCCGGGCTCGCCGGTTTCGGCAACTTCCTGGTCCCGCTCATGCTGGGCGAGCGCGACGTCGCCCTACCGCGCATCAACGCCTTCTCCTTCTGGAGCTTCCTCTTCGCCATCGTGCTGGTCGTCGTCTCGCTCTTCTTCGGCGACGTGCCCCAGGCGGGCTGGACCTTCTACTACCCGCTCTCCACCTCGCTGGGTTCGGCCTTCTACATGGCGGCCATCCTGCTCCTCGGGATCTCCTCGCTGCTCAGCAACGCCAACTTCGTGGCCACGATCTACAACCTGCGCATGAAGGGGATGAGCCTGTGGAAGATGCCCATGTACGTCTGGAGCGTCTTCGCCGCGAGCATCCTCAACCTCTTCACCCTCGCGGGGCTCACCGCCGCCACCCTGGTCACGCTGCTCGACGTCAAGCTGGGGCTGAGCCTCTTCAACCCGGATCTGCGCGGCGACCCCATCCTCTTCCAGCAGTTCTTCTGGTTCTACTCGCACCCCACGGTCTACGTGATGCTGCTGCCCTACCTGGGCATCCTCGCGGAGATCTCCTCGACGTTCGCGCGCAAACCGCTCTTCGGTTACAAGGCCATGGTCTACGCGCAGATGGGCATCGTGCTGCTGGGCATGCTCGTCTGGGCGCACCACATGTTCACCGTGGGCCAGTCGGCCATCTTCCAGATCGCCTTCGCCTTTACCACCGCGCTGATCGCCGTGCCTACGGGCGTGAAGATCTTCAACCTGCTGGGCACGCTCTGGGGCGGCAAGCTCGTGATGAAGACGCCGCTCTACTGGGTGCTGGGCTTCATCTTCAACTTCCTGATCGGCGGCATCACCGGGGTGATGCTCTCGATGGTGCCCTTCGACTACCACGCCCAGGACTCCTACTTCGTGGTGGCCCACTTCCACAACGTGCTCATGGCGGGCTCGGGCTTCGGCGCCTTCGCGGGGCTCTACTACTGGTGGCCCAAGTTCACCGGCCGCATGTACGACGAGCGGCTGGGCAAGCTGCACTTCTGGCTCTTCCTGGTGGGCTACCTGCTCGTCTTCATGCCCCAGTACGTGATGGGCTTCCTGGGCATGCCGCGCCGCTACTACACCTACCCGGCCGACGTGACCGGGCTGGTCACGCTCAACCAGATCTCGACGATCGGCGCGGTCGTGCTCACCATTGGCGGCCTCGTCTGGCTCTGGGCGATGTACAAGAGCCTGAAGAGCGGCCCCAAGGCCCCGGCCAACCCCTGGGGCGGCTGGACGCTCGAGTGGGCCACCAGCTCACCGCCGCCGGCGCACAACTTCGACGTCAAGTTCCCCGAGAAGATCGACTCCGAGCGCCCCCTCTACGACTGGGAGCGCGAGGGCCTGAAGCCCGAACCGGTGGACCCGAAGACGATCCACCTCCCCAACTCCTCGTTCTGGCCCGTCTTCACCTCCACGGCGCTCTTCGTAATGTTCTTCGGCATGGCCGCCTTCGACTGGCCCAACGGCTGGATGCTCGCGGGCGCCCTGCTGACGCTGGTGGGGCTGGTGGGCTGGGCGCTCGAGCCCGAGTACAGCCACCCGGTGGAACACCACACCGTCACCGGCAAGAGCCAGGGCTGGATGGGCATGGCCTGGTTCATCACCTCCGAGATCGGGCTCTTCGCCATCCTCATTGCGGGCTACCTCTACCTGCGGCTGAGTGGGTTCGCCGTTCCGCCCGAGGAACGCCCCGCGCTCTGGCTGGCGCTCGTAAACACCTTCTTCCTGGTCTCCTCCAGCTTCGTGGTGCACTCGGCCCATCACGACCTGAAGCACGGCAAGGCCAGCCCCTTCAAGCTGGGCCTCCTGATCACGATCGTGCTGGGGGTCGTCTTCCTGGGCGTCCAGGGGTACGAGTTCGTGCTGGCGCACCAGCACCTCCCCTGGACCGAGGACCTGTGGATGGCCGCCTTCTTCATCATCGTCGGCCTGCACGGCCTGCACGTGCTCATCGGCGCCACCGGCCTGAGCCTCGCCTACCTGCAGGCGCTCTTCGGCAAGGCCGACGCCAGGAACCACGCGACGCTGGAGGCCGCCGGAATGTACTGGCACCTGGTGGATGCCGTCTGGCTCTTCATCGTCGTGCTCTTCTACGTCTGGTAG
- the coxB gene encoding cytochrome c oxidase subunit II produces the protein MPRMLLSVGYLSLAGAALAHNVTILSDAPVNQEITGLLWWVLIFAVIIFGVVAGALAYTIWKFRAKPGDDELPPQVHGNDRMEIIWTAIPLLIVMVLFVLTAQTLVKIKRPVAGSLPIEATGWQFWWDFQYPDEGLRTAGELVIPVGQPIEVKITSGDVIHSFWPPSLTGKADAVPGEDNYLRFMATKPGNYYGYCAELCGASHANMRFRILALEREDYTRFIEAFKAYEAPAPANERVARGQQLFNAQCAACHAVKGTPARGVIGPDLSLFGMRTTLGSGVWDNTPENLKRWIQDSSAMKPSSKMPPFTQLSDADLEALAAYLYSLKLDGFDFAQLPRY, from the coding sequence ATGCCGCGAATGCTATTAAGCGTGGGCTACCTGTCGCTGGCGGGTGCCGCCTTGGCGCACAACGTCACGATTCTCTCGGACGCCCCGGTAAACCAGGAGATCACCGGCCTGCTCTGGTGGGTGCTGATCTTCGCCGTCATCATCTTCGGCGTCGTCGCCGGAGCGCTGGCCTACACGATCTGGAAGTTCCGCGCCAAGCCGGGCGACGACGAGCTCCCGCCCCAGGTGCACGGCAACGACCGCATGGAGATCATCTGGACGGCCATCCCGCTGCTCATCGTGATGGTGCTCTTCGTCCTCACCGCGCAGACGCTGGTGAAGATCAAGCGTCCGGTGGCGGGCTCGCTGCCGATCGAGGCCACGGGCTGGCAGTTCTGGTGGGACTTCCAGTACCCCGACGAGGGGCTGCGCACCGCCGGGGAACTGGTCATCCCGGTCGGCCAGCCCATCGAGGTCAAGATCACCTCGGGCGACGTCATCCACTCGTTCTGGCCCCCCAGCCTGACCGGCAAGGCCGACGCGGTGCCCGGGGAAGACAACTACCTGCGCTTCATGGCCACCAAGCCGGGGAACTACTACGGCTACTGCGCCGAGCTCTGCGGGGCCTCGCACGCGAACATGCGCTTCCGCATCCTCGCGCTCGAGCGCGAGGACTACACGCGCTTCATCGAGGCCTTCAAGGCCTACGAGGCCCCCGCGCCCGCGAACGAACGGGTGGCCCGGGGCCAGCAGCTCTTCAACGCCCAGTGCGCCGCCTGCCACGCCGTCAAGGGCACGCCCGCCCGCGGCGTTATCGGACCCGACCTCTCCCTCTTCGGCATGCGCACGACGCTGGGGTCGGGCGTATGGGACAACACCCCGGAGAACCTCAAGCGCTGGATCCAGGATTCGTCGGCGATGAAGCCAAGTTCGAAGATGCCCCCCTTCACCCAGCTCTCGGACGCCGACCTTGAGGCGCTCGCGGCCTACCTCTACTCGCTCAAGCTGGACGGCTTCGACTTCGCCCAGCTGCCGCGCTATTAA
- a CDS encoding c-type cytochrome encodes MKRTLVHGLPPLALNLAWAHQATTFSDDPTGTESGRLLLWVAVFAVVSVAIILGALLYGRKRASRGGDALDAVWFAVPIILVAVVGILGVQSAIQLFSTGGKPAFGVKVTAHRYWWDFDYAGTPVRLSNELVLPAGATVELRFTSTDAFHALSVPEVGLKASAIPGQNTRATVRFKKPGNYPGLCTEQCGLGARQHRMRVLVLEPETFDRFLTAASNFTPPPPATPELRRGAELFGSLCASCHTVRGTEAAGTAGPDLTLFGNRTTLGAASLPNTPVNLRTWIRAAPDLKPDVRMPAFAQLSDDDLNALVAYLESLRVEGFDFTALPQP; translated from the coding sequence GTGAAGCGAACGCTCGTCCACGGTTTACCGCCGCTCGCGCTGAACCTGGCCTGGGCCCACCAGGCCACCACCTTCTCGGACGACCCCACCGGTACCGAGAGCGGCCGCCTGTTGCTGTGGGTGGCCGTCTTCGCCGTGGTGTCGGTGGCCATCATCCTTGGCGCGCTCCTCTACGGCCGCAAGCGCGCCAGCCGGGGCGGCGACGCCCTGGACGCGGTGTGGTTCGCGGTCCCCATCATCCTCGTCGCGGTGGTGGGCATCCTGGGCGTCCAGAGTGCGATCCAGCTCTTCTCGACCGGCGGCAAGCCCGCCTTCGGCGTCAAGGTGACGGCGCACCGCTACTGGTGGGACTTCGACTACGCCGGCACCCCGGTACGGCTCAGCAACGAGCTGGTGCTCCCCGCGGGGGCGACCGTCGAGCTGCGCTTCACCTCGACCGACGCCTTTCACGCCCTCAGCGTGCCCGAGGTGGGGCTGAAGGCCTCGGCCATACCCGGCCAGAACACCCGCGCCACGGTCCGCTTCAAGAAGCCGGGGAACTACCCCGGCCTGTGCACCGAGCAGTGCGGCCTCGGCGCCAGACAGCACCGGATGCGGGTGCTCGTGCTCGAGCCCGAAACCTTCGACCGCTTCCTGACCGCGGCTTCGAACTTCACCCCGCCGCCCCCGGCAACCCCGGAGCTGCGGCGCGGCGCCGAACTTTTCGGATCGCTCTGCGCTTCCTGCCACACCGTGCGCGGCACCGAGGCGGCGGGCACCGCGGGACCGGACCTGACCCTGTTCGGCAACCGCACCACCCTGGGCGCGGCCTCGCTGCCCAACACCCCCGTCAACCTGCGCACCTGGATCCGCGCCGCACCCGACCTGAAGCCGGACGTGCGCATGCCCGCCTTCGCCCAGCTCTCGGACGACGACCTGAACGCCCTCGTCGCCTACCTGGAAAGCCTGCGCGTCGAAGGCTTCGACTTTACGGCACTGCCCCAACCCTGA
- a CDS encoding heme o synthase has protein sequence MKPLAFARYAWGLLVYTLGVIVWGAYVRATGSGDGCGQHWPTCQGAILPEIEHVKTIIEFSHRISSGLALLGVILLFFWGRRIFAKDHPAYFGVTFTLWAMIVETLAGGGLVLFQLVAYNDSVARVVIMAVHLLITLTLLGAMALTAYWASGGPPLRIRNQGAVGWALGIAVLAFFTLAASGAVTALADTLFRAPSFWEGVKQDLSPTAHFLVQLRVLHPLIAVSVGIYILLMTGVVSRLRPSPRVRQLGVVLVTLFGVQILIGLWNMFSNTPVALQMLHLLSADAVWIAFVLFAAAALASGIQAAEQTEVHQPSPHEGGARASVRHYIALTKPRIISLLLFTALAGLFIAAGGWPGWKLLLVVLLGGYASAGAANAINMVIDRDIDAKMERTRGRPTVQNRISSADALKFAFLLAAFAFVVLWWGANLLAATLSLAGLMHYVLIYTLYLKRRSWSNIVIGGAAGAFPPLVGWAAVTGDLNLLAWYLFAIVFFWTPVHFWALALLIKDDYARVGVPMLPVVLGDRVTVIQIALYAVLTAVISIMPLTLGQMGWIYAASAGFLNLVLLAQSLMLYLHPQRPQARRLFFYSMSYLALLFLAMAVDRSVHF, from the coding sequence ATGAAACCGCTCGCGTTTGCCCGTTATGCGTGGGGCTTGCTCGTCTATACCCTGGGCGTCATCGTCTGGGGCGCCTACGTCCGCGCCACCGGCTCGGGCGACGGCTGCGGCCAGCACTGGCCCACCTGCCAAGGTGCGATCCTGCCCGAGATCGAACACGTCAAGACGATCATCGAGTTTTCCCATCGCATCAGCAGCGGCCTGGCGCTCCTGGGCGTGATCCTGCTCTTCTTCTGGGGGCGGCGCATCTTCGCCAAGGACCACCCCGCCTACTTCGGGGTCACCTTCACGCTGTGGGCCATGATCGTCGAAACCCTGGCGGGGGGCGGCCTCGTCCTCTTCCAGCTGGTGGCCTACAACGATTCGGTGGCGCGCGTCGTCATCATGGCCGTGCACCTGCTGATCACCCTCACCCTGCTGGGGGCGATGGCGCTGACCGCCTACTGGGCGTCGGGGGGGCCGCCGCTGCGCATCCGCAACCAGGGGGCCGTGGGCTGGGCCCTGGGGATCGCCGTGCTCGCTTTCTTCACCCTCGCCGCGAGCGGCGCGGTGACCGCGCTGGCCGACACCCTCTTCCGCGCGCCCAGCTTTTGGGAGGGCGTGAAGCAGGACCTCTCCCCCACGGCCCACTTCCTCGTGCAACTGCGGGTGCTGCACCCGCTGATCGCGGTCTCGGTGGGCATCTACATCCTGCTGATGACCGGCGTGGTCAGCCGCCTGCGCCCCTCGCCGCGGGTGCGGCAGCTCGGGGTCGTGCTGGTCACCCTCTTCGGCGTCCAGATCCTGATCGGGCTCTGGAACATGTTCTCGAACACCCCCGTCGCGCTGCAGATGCTCCACCTGCTCAGCGCCGACGCCGTCTGGATCGCCTTCGTGCTCTTCGCCGCGGCCGCGCTGGCGAGCGGCATCCAGGCCGCCGAACAAACCGAGGTGCACCAGCCTTCGCCCCACGAGGGCGGGGCGCGCGCCTCGGTGCGCCACTACATCGCGCTGACCAAGCCGCGCATCATCAGCCTGCTGCTCTTCACCGCGCTGGCGGGCCTCTTCATCGCCGCCGGCGGCTGGCCCGGCTGGAAGCTGCTGCTGGTCGTGCTGCTGGGCGGGTACGCCTCGGCGGGCGCCGCCAACGCCATCAACATGGTCATCGACCGCGACATCGACGCCAAGATGGAGCGCACCCGGGGCCGGCCCACGGTGCAGAACCGGATCTCGTCGGCCGACGCCCTCAAGTTCGCCTTCCTGCTTGCCGCCTTCGCCTTCGTGGTGCTCTGGTGGGGGGCCAACCTGCTGGCGGCGACGCTCTCGCTCGCGGGGCTGATGCACTACGTCCTGATCTACACCCTCTACCTCAAGCGCCGCAGCTGGAGCAACATCGTCATCGGCGGCGCGGCCGGCGCCTTCCCGCCGCTGGTGGGCTGGGCCGCGGTCACCGGCGACCTCAACCTGCTCGCCTGGTACCTGTTCGCGATCGTCTTCTTCTGGACCCCGGTGCACTTCTGGGCCCTGGCCCTGCTGATCAAGGACGACTACGCCCGGGTGGGCGTCCCCATGCTGCCTGTCGTCCTCGGCGACCGGGTCACGGTGATCCAGATCGCGCTCTACGCGGTGCTGACGGCGGTGATCTCGATCATGCCGCTGACGCTGGGGCAGATGGGCTGGATCTACGCCGCCTCCGCGGGCTTCCTGAACCTGGTGCTGCTCGCCCAGAGCCTGATGCTCTACCTGCACCCCCAGCGCCCCCAGGCGCGCCGCCTGTTCTTCTACTCGATGTCCTACCTGGCGCTGCTGTTCCTGGCCATGGCCGTGGACCGCAGCGTACACTTCTAG
- the pckA gene encoding phosphoenolpyruvate carboxykinase (ATP): MRDLRVHGIHPKGQVFWDTPTPVLVEHALARQQGQLAHKGPLVVDTTPYTGRSPRDKFIVREPSSDADIWWGEVNQPFAPEAFDDLYERVAAHLSERDLYVQDLYAGANPKHRLAVRVITESPWHAHFARNMFILPRRFQRDDEIEPFMPEFTVVHAPSFKAVPERDGTRSEVFVLVHFAKRIVLIGGTHYGGEIKKSIFSVLNYLMPKQGVLSMHCSANLGRRGDAAIFFGLSGTGKTTLSTDPDRPLIGDDEHGWSEEGVFNFEGGCYAKVINLTPESEPLVYRATMMFESILENVVVNPSSRRPEFDDGSKTENTRSSYPLAHLDNVVTSSMGPHPENIFFLSADAFGVLPPIARLTPEQAMYYFISGYTAKVAGTERGVTEPVATFSACFGAPFLPLHPARYAEMLRDRIQKFGPRVWMVNTGWTGGPYGVGKRMALAHTRALLSAALEGKLDDVPYVEDPIFGFQVPTEAPGVPHELLVPKQTWPDPGAYDEAARKLARMFQENFAKYADGAGEEVRNAGPRV, from the coding sequence ATGCGCGATTTACGGGTTCACGGCATTCACCCCAAGGGTCAGGTTTTCTGGGACACCCCCACCCCCGTGCTGGTCGAGCACGCGCTGGCCAGACAGCAGGGCCAGCTCGCCCACAAGGGCCCGCTCGTGGTCGACACCACCCCCTACACCGGACGCAGTCCGCGGGACAAGTTCATCGTCCGCGAACCCAGCAGCGACGCGGACATCTGGTGGGGCGAGGTCAACCAGCCCTTCGCGCCCGAGGCCTTCGACGACCTGTACGAACGCGTGGCGGCGCACCTTTCGGAGCGCGACCTCTACGTACAGGACCTCTACGCCGGCGCCAACCCCAAGCACCGCCTGGCCGTGCGGGTGATCACCGAGAGCCCCTGGCACGCTCACTTCGCCCGCAACATGTTCATCCTGCCGCGGCGCTTCCAGCGCGACGACGAGATCGAACCCTTCATGCCCGAGTTCACGGTGGTGCACGCGCCCAGCTTCAAGGCGGTGCCCGAGCGCGACGGCACCCGCAGCGAGGTCTTCGTGCTCGTGCATTTCGCCAAGCGCATCGTGCTCATCGGCGGCACCCACTACGGCGGGGAGATCAAGAAGTCGATCTTCTCGGTGCTCAACTACCTGATGCCCAAGCAGGGCGTGCTCTCGATGCACTGCTCAGCCAACCTGGGCCGCCGCGGCGACGCCGCGATCTTCTTCGGCCTCTCGGGCACGGGCAAGACCACCCTCTCCACCGATCCCGACCGCCCTTTGATCGGCGACGACGAACACGGCTGGTCGGAAGAAGGCGTCTTCAACTTCGAAGGCGGCTGCTACGCGAAGGTGATTAACCTCACCCCCGAATCCGAGCCGCTCGTCTACCGGGCCACGATGATGTTCGAAAGCATCCTCGAGAACGTCGTGGTGAACCCGAGCAGCCGCAGGCCCGAGTTCGACGACGGTTCCAAGACCGAGAACACCCGCTCCTCCTACCCGCTCGCCCACCTGGACAACGTCGTCACCAGCAGCATGGGGCCCCACCCCGAGAACATCTTCTTCCTCTCGGCCGACGCCTTCGGCGTGCTGCCGCCGATCGCGCGGCTCACCCCGGAGCAGGCGATGTACTACTTCATCAGCGGCTACACCGCCAAGGTAGCCGGCACCGAACGCGGCGTCACCGAGCCCGTGGCCACCTTCTCGGCCTGCTTCGGCGCGCCCTTCCTGCCGCTGCACCCGGCGCGCTACGCCGAGATGCTGCGCGACCGGATCCAGAAGTTCGGCCCCCGCGTCTGGATGGTAAACACCGGCTGGACCGGCGGGCCCTACGGCGTGGGCAAGCGGATGGCGCTCGCGCACACCCGGGCGCTCCTCAGCGCGGCGCTCGAGGGCAAGCTCGACGACGTTCCCTACGTCGAAGACCCGATCTTCGGCTTCCAGGTCCCCACCGAGGCCCCTGGGGTGCCCCACGAACTGCTCGTCCCCAAACAAACCTGGCCCGATCCTGGAGCCTACGACGAGGCCGCCCGCAAGCTGGCCCGGATGTTCCAGGAAAACTTCGCCAAGTACGCCGACGGCGCCGGCGAAGAGGTGCGAAACGCCGGACCGCGGGTCTGA
- a CDS encoding DedA family protein: MNVVELARQASLAGGALLLFLETAALFGLFVPGGDSLVLALGALASTGAVDPLPLWLALAAATTLGQWAGYFWGRKLGPGLERRVDPDRLRRARRFLGRFGAWAVLLAPWLPVVRTLTPFLMGAARLPAPAYLLVSALAAWIWTGSLTAVGYLAAAWVLRFLAG, translated from the coding sequence ATGAACGTCGTCGAGCTGGCCCGGCAGGCCTCGCTCGCGGGCGGGGCGCTGCTCCTCTTCCTCGAGACCGCCGCCCTCTTCGGCCTCTTCGTGCCCGGGGGCGACAGCCTGGTGCTGGCGCTGGGGGCGCTGGCCAGCACCGGTGCGGTGGACCCGCTCCCGCTGTGGCTGGCGCTGGCGGCGGCGACCACGCTGGGGCAGTGGGCGGGGTACTTCTGGGGGCGCAAGCTGGGGCCGGGGCTGGAACGGCGCGTCGACCCCGACCGGCTTCGCCGCGCCCGGCGCTTCCTGGGCCGCTTCGGCGCTTGGGCGGTGCTTCTCGCCCCCTGGTTGCCGGTGGTGCGCACCCTCACCCCGTTCCTGATGGGCGCGGCCCGCCTGCCGGCGCCCGCCTACCTCCTGGTCTCGGCCCTCGCCGCCTGGATCTGGACCGGAAGCCTGACGGCCGTCGGCTACCTGGCCGCCGCCTGGGTGTTGCGCTTTCTCGCCGGCTGA